In the Telopea speciosissima isolate NSW1024214 ecotype Mountain lineage chromosome 2, Tspe_v1, whole genome shotgun sequence genome, one interval contains:
- the LOC122649740 gene encoding MLO-like protein 2 — MGTSMKPTIFNDNVATALKQWHHTAKKQIKHGKGSVTGTATPVSSRPSTPSRSASPIHLLRNYRGELSDDLPTSPILYNVEASPDHWELKDSPPTDNQLSDGSSTSHHQQQHLQKLVHRGSVIDVEEYERDDDESGEPQRLTRLPTPSRSTRTGQHEIDMGSVEFSFGKRPRT, encoded by the coding sequence ATGGGTACGAGTATGAAACCCACCATCTTCAACGACAACGTAGCGACGGCTCTTAAACAGTGGCACCACACGGCGAAGAAGCAAATAAAGCATGGCAAAGGAAGTGTCACAGGTACAGCAACACCAGTATCAAGTAGGCCATCAACCCCGTCGCGTAGCGCGTCTCCCATCCATCTCTTGCGCAACTACCGTGGCGAGCTCTCCGACGATCTCCCAACCTCTCCAATACTCTACAATGTCGAAGCTTCCCCTGATCATTGGGAACTTAAAGACTCACCTCCCACGGATAATCAACTCAGTGATGGTTCTTCTACCTCTCACCATCAGCAGCAGCATTTGCAGAAGCTTGTGCACCGTGGTAGTGTAATTGATGTAGAGGAATATGAGAGAGATGATGATGAGAGTGGTGAGCCTCAGAGATTAACGCGACTTCCAACACCATCTCGCTCTACCCGTACCGGCCAGCATGAAATCGATATGGGTTCAGTCGAATTCTCCTTTGGCAAGAGACCTAGAACGTAA
- the LOC122653109 gene encoding probable ubiquitin-conjugating enzyme E2 C, with amino-acid sequence MEMRNSVAMDNSSMAQQQTPAASSKQAKASPNSVDTNSVTQRLQKELMSLMMSGGDLGVSAFPEGESIFSWIGTIEGGKGTIYEGLSYKLSLHFPLDYPFKPPQVKFETMCFHPNVDQYGNICLDILQDKWSSAYDCRTILLSIQSLLGEPNIDSPLNSYAAALWGNQEDYKKMVHRQYMDGEVFES; translated from the exons atggAGATGCGGAACAGTGTGGCGATGGACAACTCATCAATGGCGCAGCAGCAAACACCTGCAGCTTCATCGAAGCAAGCTAAGGCTTCGCCCAACTCTGTTGATACTAATTCCGTCACCCAGAG GCTTCAGAAGGAATTGATGTCTCTCATg ATGAGTGGAGGAGATCTTGGAGTATCAGCCTTCCCTGAGGGTGAGAGCATCTTTTCTTGGATTGGCACTATTGAGGGTGGCAAAGGAACAATATATGAGGGTTTATCGTATAAGCTTTCCTTGCACTTTCCCCTGGACTACCCTTTTAAGCCTCCCCAGGTTAAATTTGAGACCATGTGCTTCCATCCCAATGTGGACCAGTATGGCAACATTTGTCTTGACATTCTCCAG GACAAGTGGTCTTCAGCTTATGATTGCAGAACCATTCTTTTGTCCATTCAAAGCCTATTGGGAG AACCCAATATTGATAGCCCTCTCAACAGCTATGCTGCAGCTCTATGGGGCAACCAGGAAG ATTACAAGAAGATGGTTCACAGACAGTACATGGATGGAGAAGTGTTTGAAAGCTGA
- the LOC122652229 gene encoding probable inactive patatin-like protein 9, with product MELSKITQEIFSRLEQKWLSHCENKKTRILSIDGGGTKGLVAGAALIHLEDQIQVKTGDPQSRIIDFFDVLAGTGIGAIFAAMLTADAGNGRPLFTARDAVKFLQEKQSEMFKVKHGGIFRRSRRFSSKSIDKFLKEALSRENGKVLTLKNTCKPLLIPCYDLNSSAPFVFSRADASETPSFDFELWKVCRATSATPSLFNPFHLISIDGKMSCLAIDGGLVMNNPTGAAVTHALHNKRDSPP from the coding sequence ATGGAGCTTAGCAAGATAACGCAGGAGATCTTCTCGAGACTGGAGCAGAAATGGCTATCGCATTGTGAAAACAAGAAAACTAGAATTCTCAGCATTGACGGTGGTGGAACAAAAGGCCTTGTTGCCGGAGCAGCCTTAATCCATCTAGAAGACCAGATCCAAGTCAAAACCGGAGATCCTCAATCTCGAATCATCGATTTCTTCGACGTTCTCGCTGGAACGGGAATCGGCGCCATTTTCGCTGCAATGCTGACGGCAGACGCCGGTAATGGTCGCCCGTTGTTCACCGCCAGAGACGCCGTTAAATTTTTGCAGGAAAAACAGTCGGAGATGTTTAAGGTCAAGCATGGAGGGATTTTCCGACGAAGTCGCAGGTTTTCGAGTAAGAGCATCGATAAATTCTTGAAAGAGGCTTTAAGCAGAGAGAACGGTAAGGTTTTGACTTTGAAGAATACTTGCAAGCCTCTCCTCATTCCTTGCTACGATCTGAACAGCTCTGCACCGTTCGTCTTCTCCCGTGCCGACGCTTCGGAGACTCCGAGCTTCGATTTCGAACTCTGGAAGGTATGTCGTGCCACGTCAGCCACTCCAAGCTTATTCAACCCGTTTCATCTGATCTCCATTGACGGCAAAATGTCGTGTCTGGCTATTGACGGAGGTCTCGTCATGAACAACCCCACGGGAGCTGCCGTTACTCACGCCTTGCATAACAAACGGGATTCCCCTCCGTAA
- the LOC122649677 gene encoding protein transport protein Sec61 subunit beta-like — translation MARGTSQSQASSSSPASRPGLMAPRGSAAATAGMRRRRLGGGGGGGGGGGGGGSGGFGGGGGGSNMLRFYTDDAPGLKITPTVVLVMSLCFIGFVTALHVFGKLYRYRSGPGA, via the coding sequence ATGGCTAGAGGAACTTCACAATCTCAGGCTTCTTCGTCTTCTCCGGCGTCCCGGCCGGGTCTTATGGCGCCGCGTGGTTCTGCGGCAGCAACCGCCGGGATGCGGCGGCGgaggttgggtggtggtggtggtggtggtggcggaggaggaggaggcgggTCCGGCGGATTCGGTGGTGGCGGGGGCGGAAGCAACATGTTGAGGTTCTACACAGATGATGCCCCGGGCTTGAAGATCACTCCCACTGTCGTCCTTGTCATGAGCCTCTGCTTCATCGGCTTCGTTACTGCTCTCCACGTCTTTGGCAAGCTCTACCGCTACAGATCTGGTCCTGGTGCTTGA